In one Sandaracinaceae bacterium genomic region, the following are encoded:
- a CDS encoding sterol desaturase family protein produces MTMFAILMFSYVCAGIALGVLHFTYRSEVGRRHMISDDPHRSVDDKRLYRDAALNTGVSVALIFSVTYGLGDYLFYSAPTPLWVMVVEALAVVFIYDFAYYFFHRYPLHEWKLLRWVHAVHHAARNPRTIDSLLLHPIETVGGLSLLFGSIAAVGGIHLYTFAVIFATYAVFNILNHAGVNFPRFPFKTLGELAVKHDRHHHSMLSGNYASITPLPDMVFGTVA; encoded by the coding sequence ATGACCATGTTCGCCATCTTGATGTTCAGCTACGTGTGCGCCGGCATCGCCCTCGGCGTGCTGCACTTCACCTACCGCTCGGAGGTGGGGCGCCGCCACATGATCAGCGACGACCCGCACCGCAGCGTGGACGACAAGCGCCTGTACCGTGACGCCGCGCTGAACACCGGCGTGTCGGTGGCGCTCATCTTCAGCGTGACCTATGGCCTCGGCGACTACCTGTTCTACAGCGCGCCCACGCCCCTGTGGGTCATGGTGGTGGAGGCGCTGGCGGTCGTGTTCATCTACGACTTCGCCTACTACTTCTTCCACCGCTACCCGCTGCACGAGTGGAAGCTGCTGCGCTGGGTGCACGCGGTGCATCACGCGGCCCGCAACCCACGCACCATCGACAGCCTGCTGCTGCACCCCATCGAGACCGTGGGCGGCCTGAGCCTGCTGTTCGGCTCCATCGCGGCGGTGGGCGGCATCCACCTCTACACGTTCGCGGTCATCTTCGCGACGTACGCGGTGTTCAACATCCTGAACCACGCGGGCGTGAATTTCCCGCGCTTCCCCTTCAAGACGCTGGGTGAGCTGGCCGTGAAGCACGACCGCCACCACCACAGCATGCTGAGCGGCAACTACGCGTCCATCACGCCGCTGCCGGACATGGTCTTCGGCACGGTGGCCTGA
- a CDS encoding SDR family NAD(P)-dependent oxidoreductase, with the protein MTTRSLVTGACGFVGRHLTRRLVERGDTVIATDIGSPDALSSVATRITFVKADLRDAEAMKKLCADVDVVFHCASVVHTNATMESLVWDINYGGAMNINKACTREGGPRIVYVSSASAVYEGKDVENGDESMPYSSISQASYADSKIAAEKATLEAAKRGEIRACSLRPHVIFGPEDQRLMPNIVLRARQGRLIFSVGRTPKLSDFTYIDNLIDALLLADEALAKKPDEVNGEAFFITNGEPMGFWDFVGDVLAEMKLPPIRAAMPYHIAYAAAAVAEGIDALRGGKLGTANGLSRFAVKYMCTHHYFSIEKARRVLGYEPKVSVREGITRTIATWPAEEKAPARKSA; encoded by the coding sequence ATGACCACACGCTCTCTCGTCACCGGCGCCTGCGGCTTCGTCGGCCGCCACCTCACCCGACGCCTCGTGGAGCGCGGTGACACCGTCATCGCCACGGACATCGGCTCGCCCGACGCGCTCTCCAGCGTGGCCACGCGCATCACCTTCGTGAAGGCCGACCTGCGCGACGCCGAGGCCATGAAGAAGCTGTGCGCCGACGTGGACGTGGTGTTCCACTGCGCTTCGGTGGTGCACACCAACGCCACCATGGAGTCGCTGGTGTGGGACATCAACTACGGCGGCGCCATGAACATCAACAAGGCCTGCACGCGCGAGGGCGGCCCACGCATCGTGTACGTGAGCTCGGCCAGCGCCGTGTACGAAGGCAAGGACGTGGAGAACGGCGACGAGAGCATGCCGTACTCCAGCATCTCGCAGGCCAGCTACGCGGACAGCAAGATCGCGGCGGAGAAGGCCACGCTCGAGGCCGCCAAGCGCGGCGAGATCCGCGCGTGCTCGCTGCGCCCGCACGTGATCTTCGGGCCCGAGGACCAGCGGCTGATGCCCAACATCGTGCTGCGGGCGCGCCAGGGCCGGCTCATCTTCAGCGTGGGGCGCACGCCCAAGCTCTCGGACTTCACGTACATCGACAACCTGATCGACGCGCTCTTGCTCGCCGATGAGGCGCTGGCCAAGAAGCCCGACGAAGTGAACGGCGAGGCCTTCTTCATCACCAACGGCGAGCCCATGGGCTTCTGGGACTTCGTGGGCGACGTACTGGCCGAGATGAAGCTGCCGCCCATCCGCGCGGCCATGCCCTATCACATCGCCTATGCCGCGGCCGCCGTGGCCGAGGGCATCGACGCGCTGCGCGGAGGGAAGCTGGGGACCGCCAACGGGCTCAGCCGCTTCGCCGTGAAGTACATGTGCACGCACCACTACTTCTCCATCGAGAAGGCGCGCCGCGTGCTGGGCTACGAGCCCAAGGTGAGCGTGCGCGAGGGCATCACCCGCACCATCGCCACGTGGCCGGCCGAAGAGAAGGCGCCTGCGCGCAAGAGCGCGTGA
- a CDS encoding ferredoxin--NADP reductase, whose translation MTQPMATETKSAEQAGRAPLRVKVARVVEETADARSFVLDVSDDTLRSELTYRAGQYVTVEIPWESFHIHRCYSFSSAPGVDAQPQFTVKRVAEGRMSNALIDRVAAGDTLTLHPPAGRFTLDRDAGMRPLSLFAGGSGVTPIFSLLKAALRETRRPVRMLYANRDAASTIFAAQLDALAQEHAGRFSLRHHHDDAGGFLTAETLADWLRGAPESGRGSDHYVCGPTPFMDAVEAALQSVSVDDGRVRVERFVSPADPDRRDTEPAQTPTSGTGEVPEDFLVTLGSSIRRVPYSRSLTLLGACKAAGVKAPSSCEDGFCGSCMCQLVEGDVAMLNPLALTDSDVARGRVLACQARPTSAKFLHVDFDAVSFRAGGDGDAMTPPLSASRAALVVSLCVGAALLVRWLHAMI comes from the coding sequence GTGACACAGCCGATGGCGACCGAGACCAAGAGCGCTGAGCAAGCCGGCCGCGCCCCGCTGAGGGTGAAGGTGGCCCGCGTGGTGGAAGAGACCGCCGACGCGCGCTCCTTCGTGCTGGACGTGAGCGACGACACGCTGCGCAGCGAGCTGACGTACCGAGCGGGGCAGTACGTGACCGTGGAGATCCCCTGGGAGAGCTTCCACATCCACCGCTGCTACTCGTTCAGCAGCGCGCCGGGCGTGGACGCGCAGCCGCAGTTCACGGTGAAGCGCGTGGCCGAGGGGCGCATGTCCAATGCCCTGATCGACCGCGTGGCGGCCGGCGACACGCTCACGCTGCACCCGCCCGCGGGGCGCTTCACGCTGGACCGCGACGCCGGCATGCGGCCGCTCTCGCTGTTTGCGGGCGGCAGCGGGGTCACGCCCATCTTTTCGCTGCTGAAGGCGGCCCTGCGCGAGACGCGGCGCCCAGTGCGCATGCTGTATGCCAACCGCGACGCGGCCTCCACCATCTTCGCGGCGCAGCTGGACGCGCTGGCCCAGGAGCACGCGGGGCGCTTCAGCCTGCGGCACCACCACGATGACGCGGGCGGGTTCCTGACCGCCGAGACGCTCGCCGACTGGCTGCGCGGAGCGCCCGAGAGCGGCCGAGGAAGCGACCACTACGTGTGTGGGCCCACGCCGTTCATGGACGCCGTGGAGGCCGCGCTGCAGTCGGTCTCGGTGGATGACGGGCGCGTGCGCGTGGAGCGCTTCGTATCGCCTGCAGACCCGGACCGCCGTGACACGGAGCCAGCCCAGACGCCCACCTCCGGCACCGGCGAGGTGCCCGAAGACTTCTTGGTGACGCTCGGCTCGTCCATTCGGCGCGTGCCCTACAGCCGCTCGCTCACGCTGCTGGGCGCGTGCAAGGCCGCGGGCGTCAAGGCGCCTTCCTCGTGCGAAGACGGCTTCTGCGGCAGCTGCATGTGCCAGCTGGTGGAGGGCGACGTGGCCATGCTGAACCCGCTGGCGCTCACCGACAGCGACGTGGCCCGCGGGCGCGTGCTGGCCTGCCAAGCGCGCCCCACCAGCGCCAAGTTCCTGCACGTGGACTTCGACGCCGTGTCGTTCCGCGCGGGCGGCGACGGCGACGCCATGACCCCCCCGCTGTCCGCTTCTCGTGCTGCGCTCGTCGTCAGCTTGTGCGTGGGCGCAGCGCTGTTGGTGCGCTGGCTACACGCCATGATCTAG